The DNA segment ACGCATTGTCAAAGGTCGCACCGTGTTTACGATTGCCCATCGCCTCGCCACCGTTCGTCGCGCCAACCGCCTATTTGTCCTCGAACGAGGTGAAATTATTGAATCGGGAACCCACGAAGAATTATTAGCCCAAAATGGTCGCTATGCCCAATTCTACGCCCGACAGTTTGAAGGAGCGAACGATAAGTAGCTTGGGGTGCTGATTCATCCTGAATTCACTCAACCTGTTCCCTACAATTCTGAATTCTTCAAAGCCAATGACAGAAGCAATTCCCAAAACATCTAAAGCGAAATTTCCCGTGTCTTGGCAAGCACTCTTCTCGCTATTGATGTTTTTTTATATGTACCTGCCCATTTTGGTGTTGAGCGTCTATAGCTTTAACGAATCGGCATATAGCGCCGGATGGCAAGGATTCTCTCTAAAATGGTACGCCAAGCTGTTGCGGGATGGTCGAATTTTGCGATCGCTAGAGAATAGCTTAACTGTCGCAGTGGTGGCAGTGACAATCTCTGCGATTTTGGGAACGCTGATGGCGGTTGGGTTGGCGCGTTACCGCTTTCCAGGGAAAAATTTGTATCGCGGAATTTCCTACTTACCCTTAATTATTCCCGATATCGCGATCGCGGTTGCAACCCTAATTTTCCTCGCGGTGATTAGTATTCCCTTAAGTCTGTGGACGATTGTCGCCGCTCACATTGTCTTCTGTTTGGCGTATGTGGCATTGGTGGTGTCCTCTCGCTTATCCAGCCTCGATCCTCACCTGGAAGAAGCAGCACTGGATTTAGGCGCAACGCCCCTACAAGCCTTTATCCAAGTGCTTTTGCCCGAACTTGCCCCGGCAATTATTGCAGGCTGTTTGCTCTCTTTTGTGCTGAGTATGGATGACTTTCTGATCGCCAGTTTTACTGCTGGAACGGGATCGACGACATTGCCAATGGAAATTTTCAGCCGCATTCGCACGGGAGTTAAACCGGATATTAATGCTCTGAGCGTATTACTTATTCTCGCCTCTGGGAGTTTAGCCGCGATCGCCGAATATCTGCGTTATAAAATCGACCAACGCACGACAGAATGAAGAATATCTCCGTGTCCCCCCAGCTCCCCCAACTCCCCCAGCTCC comes from the Lusitaniella coriacea LEGE 07157 genome and includes:
- a CDS encoding ABC transporter permease, giving the protein MTEAIPKTSKAKFPVSWQALFSLLMFFYMYLPILVLSVYSFNESAYSAGWQGFSLKWYAKLLRDGRILRSLENSLTVAVVAVTISAILGTLMAVGLARYRFPGKNLYRGISYLPLIIPDIAIAVATLIFLAVISIPLSLWTIVAAHIVFCLAYVALVVSSRLSSLDPHLEEAALDLGATPLQAFIQVLLPELAPAIIAGCLLSFVLSMDDFLIASFTAGTGSTTLPMEIFSRIRTGVKPDINALSVLLILASGSLAAIAEYLRYKIDQRTTE